The proteins below come from a single Deltaproteobacteria bacterium RIFCSPHIGHO2_02_FULL_44_16 genomic window:
- a CDS encoding ATP:cob(I)alamin adenosyltransferase — protein MSITTKVGDRQTTRLFSGEEISKDDLRLETYGTLDELVSQLGVARSLLSKSKRADEIRELQVDLFRIGGELACIDPKKHSWIEPTTEKHVAWIEARMKNIESQLKLPKSFLVPGAHPVSAHLDVARTIARRFERCAIALSKSGGYDNTQGLIYFNRLSDYCFLLARAVEMELGIIFDAKNMSDK, from the coding sequence ATGAGCATTACTACTAAAGTTGGCGATCGTCAGACGACGCGACTTTTCTCAGGCGAAGAAATCTCGAAAGATGACTTGCGACTTGAAACCTATGGAACGCTTGATGAGCTTGTGTCTCAGCTCGGGGTTGCACGAAGTTTGCTTTCGAAAAGTAAACGAGCCGACGAAATTCGTGAACTTCAAGTCGATCTTTTTCGCATTGGAGGAGAACTTGCGTGTATCGATCCAAAAAAACATTCATGGATTGAACCGACCACAGAAAAACATGTGGCATGGATCGAAGCGCGGATGAAAAACATTGAATCGCAATTGAAACTTCCAAAATCATTTCTTGTACCGGGTGCGCATCCGGTTTCAGCTCACCTCGATGTTGCACGTACTATTGCCAGACGCTTTGAGCGGTGCGCTATCGCGCTTTCTAAAAGTGGTGGTTATGACAACACACAAGGGCTGATTTATTTCAATCGACTCTCTGACTATTGTTTTCTTCTTGCTCGTGCCGTGGAGATGGAATTGGGCATCATTTTTGACGCTAAAAATATGAGTGATAAATAA
- a CDS encoding AMP-dependent synthetase yields the protein MFSSTNLFRLLQQKKYHSYEELYQWSITERGSFWETMIQLLGIRFQKKYTSILDLSDGIESPHWLVGAKLNIAESCFQADPQSTAILFQKENTPLQTITYAELNERSDGIAFGLTSLGFLKGDRIAIDMPMTADAVSIYLGIIKAGMCVVSIADSFASHEIKTRLQIAEAKAIFTQDVIERSGKEFPLYQKVIDADAPMAIVIPCSEKLSTSLRKQDVSWLDFKSRCSMPLRSDFKTRFSASLCSPLSAPTGARNGQADRRTKSGFEVVRCNPEDETNILFSSGTTGEPKAIPWTHTTPIKCASDGYLHHDIQPDDVVAWPTNLGWMMGPWLIYATLINKGAIALFDGSPTSREFCHFVEKTKVTMLGVVPSIVKAWRENGSAAGIDWSSIKCFSSTGECSNADDYAWLMAQAGNRPIIEYCGGTEIGGGYLTGTLLQPAIPATFTTPALGIDFVILDEEGKPTNNGEVFLIPPSIGLSTKLLNQDHHKVYFADTPQGAQGRRHGDQIEKLPNGYYRAHGRADDTMNLGGIKVSSAEIERVLNRVDGIQETAAIAVSPKDGGPSLLVIYVVIKASFPQKRESHVNTGDPRMREGDIPFLKECMQRAIKENLNPLFKIHDVVIIDSLPRTASHKVMRRTLRKNYS from the coding sequence ATGTTTTCTTCCACCAATCTCTTCCGTCTTCTCCAACAGAAAAAATATCACTCCTATGAGGAACTCTATCAGTGGTCGATCACTGAGCGCGGTTCATTTTGGGAAACGATGATCCAGCTCTTGGGAATTCGATTCCAAAAAAAATATACAAGCATTCTCGATCTCTCGGACGGCATTGAATCTCCGCACTGGCTTGTCGGTGCGAAACTCAATATTGCCGAAAGTTGTTTTCAAGCAGATCCACAAAGCACGGCAATTCTTTTTCAAAAAGAAAATACTCCTCTTCAAACCATAACGTATGCAGAGCTGAATGAACGGAGTGATGGTATTGCTTTTGGCCTCACTTCGTTAGGATTTCTAAAAGGAGATCGCATTGCAATCGACATGCCGATGACGGCTGACGCTGTTTCGATTTATCTTGGAATCATCAAAGCAGGAATGTGTGTGGTCTCGATTGCTGATAGTTTTGCTTCACACGAAATCAAAACACGTTTACAGATTGCAGAAGCCAAAGCCATTTTCACGCAAGATGTCATCGAGCGCAGCGGAAAAGAATTTCCTCTTTATCAAAAAGTCATTGATGCCGATGCTCCGATGGCCATTGTAATTCCGTGCTCAGAAAAACTTTCGACTTCTCTTCGCAAACAAGATGTTTCATGGCTTGATTTCAAAAGTAGATGTAGCATGCCGTTGCGATCTGATTTCAAAACCAGATTTAGTGCGTCGCTGTGCAGCCCATTGTCAGCACCAACCGGAGCGCGCAATGGGCAAGCAGACAGACGCACGAAGTCAGGTTTTGAAGTAGTGAGATGTAATCCTGAGGACGAAACAAACATCCTCTTCTCATCTGGCACCACCGGAGAACCGAAAGCCATCCCTTGGACGCACACCACTCCGATCAAATGCGCAAGCGACGGCTATCTCCACCACGACATTCAACCAGACGATGTTGTCGCATGGCCGACCAACTTAGGGTGGATGATGGGTCCGTGGCTCATCTATGCAACGCTCATCAACAAAGGGGCTATCGCCCTTTTCGATGGTTCGCCAACATCCCGAGAGTTTTGTCATTTTGTGGAGAAAACAAAAGTAACGATGCTTGGAGTTGTTCCCAGCATTGTCAAAGCTTGGAGAGAAAATGGAAGTGCCGCAGGCATCGATTGGAGTTCCATCAAATGTTTCAGTTCTACCGGGGAATGCTCCAATGCCGATGATTATGCATGGCTCATGGCTCAAGCGGGCAATCGTCCCATCATTGAATACTGTGGAGGGACAGAAATTGGAGGTGGCTATTTGACGGGAACACTGCTGCAACCAGCCATCCCTGCAACCTTTACAACGCCAGCGCTCGGCATCGATTTTGTGATCTTAGATGAAGAGGGAAAACCGACAAACAACGGTGAAGTTTTTTTGATTCCTCCATCGATCGGCCTCTCGACAAAACTTCTGAATCAGGATCATCACAAAGTATATTTTGCAGATACCCCGCAAGGGGCGCAGGGGCGGCGGCATGGTGATCAGATCGAAAAACTTCCGAACGGTTATTATCGTGCGCACGGACGCGCTGATGACACGATGAACCTCGGAGGGATCAAAGTCAGCTCTGCTGAGATCGAACGAGTCCTCAATCGGGTTGATGGTATTCAAGAAACTGCGGCGATCGCCGTTTCCCCTAAGGATGGAGGTCCAAGTCTTTTGGTGATTTATGTTGTTATAAAGGCTTCATTCCCGCAAAAACGAGAATCTCACGTAAATACGGGAGATCCCCGCATGCGCGAGGGTGACATTCCGTTTCTTAAAGAGTGCATGCAACGTGCCATCAAAGAAAACTTAAATCCACTTTTCAAAATCCATGACGTGGTCATCATTGATTCTCTTCCTCGAACCGCATCTCATAAAGTGATGCGCAGAACGCTTCGAAAAAATTACTCCTAG
- a CDS encoding SAM-dependent methyltransferase, translated as MTPSFPILKLKKREERRIEAGHLWIFSNEIDTEQTPLKQFEPGQLVAVESANGKKIGTAYVNPHSLICARLMSRKVEELTAAWFIERFQKALHLRERFYAKPFYRLLFAEGDCVPGLIVDRYGDVLVAQISTAGMERCKTMIVEALCAVLKPKSILWRNDVSLRELEGLSFEVAAAYGDPPKEVFLTEHETTFHIPIWEGQKTGWFFDQHENRAWFLKHVRGKRILDVFSYIGAWGVEAAVHGAKEVVCVDSSQTALHWLTQNAERNQVTDRVKIICDDAFDVLRALVAQKKMFDVVVVDPPAFIKRQKDMSAGFKAYQRLNQLALSLLPADGLLMSASCSMHLSDDDFMNMLFQASDESGNTAQLLWRGGQASDHPVHLAIPETRYLKCAVLHT; from the coding sequence ATGACTCCTTCATTTCCCATTCTTAAACTTAAAAAACGCGAAGAGCGGCGCATTGAAGCAGGCCATCTGTGGATCTTCAGTAATGAAATCGATACTGAACAAACACCACTGAAGCAGTTTGAGCCGGGTCAGCTTGTTGCCGTTGAAAGTGCAAACGGGAAAAAAATTGGAACAGCGTATGTGAATCCTCATTCCCTTATTTGTGCGCGGCTTATGAGCAGAAAAGTTGAAGAGCTCACAGCAGCTTGGTTCATCGAACGTTTTCAAAAAGCACTTCATCTGCGCGAGCGTTTTTATGCGAAACCCTTTTATCGTCTTCTCTTTGCAGAAGGGGACTGTGTCCCGGGATTAATTGTAGATCGCTATGGTGATGTGCTTGTAGCTCAAATTTCCACCGCTGGCATGGAGCGCTGCAAAACCATGATTGTCGAAGCTCTTTGTGCGGTCCTCAAGCCGAAGAGTATTTTGTGGCGAAACGATGTGTCACTTCGTGAACTCGAAGGACTTTCTTTCGAAGTGGCTGCTGCCTATGGTGATCCACCGAAAGAAGTTTTCCTCACGGAACATGAAACAACGTTTCACATTCCCATTTGGGAAGGTCAGAAAACAGGATGGTTTTTTGATCAGCACGAGAACCGCGCTTGGTTTTTAAAACATGTTCGAGGCAAACGCATTCTCGATGTTTTTAGTTATATCGGAGCGTGGGGTGTTGAAGCGGCAGTTCATGGTGCGAAAGAGGTCGTCTGTGTTGATAGTTCTCAAACCGCTTTACACTGGCTTACACAAAATGCTGAGCGAAATCAGGTTACAGATCGAGTAAAAATTATTTGCGATGATGCTTTTGATGTGCTGCGTGCTTTGGTTGCACAAAAGAAAATGTTTGATGTCGTTGTTGTTGATCCTCCCGCCTTTATCAAACGTCAAAAAGACATGAGCGCTGGGTTTAAAGCTTATCAACGCCTTAATCAGTTGGCACTTTCTCTTCTTCCTGCTGATGGTTTGCTCATGAGTGCTTCTTGTTCCATGCATCTTTCCGACGATGATTTTATGAACATGCTCTTTCAGGCAAGTGATGAAAGTGGGAATACAGCGCAGCTCCTTTGGCGTGGCGGACAAGCGTCTGATCATCCTGTTCATCTTGCAATTCCTGAAACCAGATATTTAAAATGTGCTGTGCTCCACACGTGA